A DNA window from Xiphias gladius isolate SHS-SW01 ecotype Sanya breed wild chromosome 3, ASM1685928v1, whole genome shotgun sequence contains the following coding sequences:
- the mrm2 gene encoding rRNA methyltransferase 2, mitochondrial produces MWCASAPRRCLHSSLRLMKTPGGKTPAERRWLTRQLRDPYVKASRAQSFRCRSAFKLLEMDDKFGVLQPGDSVVDCGAAPGAWSQVAVQRVNSAGTDPELPRGTVVGIDLLNIPPLDGAHFLSRHDVTDPATHAKLLELLPDGRAHAILSDMAPNASGFRELDHEKLVMMCLSLIDLAEKILQPGGSLVCKYWDGILVQKLQERLSRAFGSVRTLKPNASRKDSAERYFLARMYRKPVK; encoded by the exons ATGTGGTGCGCGTCGGCGCCGAGGAGGTGTTTGCACTCGTCTTTGCGTCTCATGAAGACGCCGGGAGGCAAAACGCCGGCGGAGCGGCGCTGGCTGACGCGGCAGCTCAGAGACCCGTACGTCAAAGCTTCCCGCGCCCAGAGCTTTCGGTGCAGAAGCGCCTTCAAGCTGCTGGAGATGGACGACAAGTTCGGGGTCCTACAGCCTGGGGACAGCGTGGTGGACTGCGGAGCCGCGCCCGGAGCCTGGAGCCAGGTGGCCGTCCAGAGGGTCAACTCGGCCGGGACAG ATCCAGAGTTACCACGCGGCACAGTTGTTGGCATTGACCTGCTGAACATACCTCCTCTGGACGGTGCCCACTTCCTGTCCCGCCACGACGTCACCGACCCCGCCACACACGCcaagctgctggagctgctcccCGACGGCCGGGCCCACGCCATCCTGAGCGACATGGCGCCAAATGCCAGCGGTTTCCGGGAGCTGGACCACGAGAAACTCGTCAtgatgtgtttgtctttgataGACTTGGCCGAGAAGATTTTACAGCCGGGGGGTTCGCTGGTTTGTAAATACTGGGATGGGATCCTCGTTCAGAAACTGCAGGAGAGGCTCTCGCGTGCGTTCGGTAGCGTTCGGACTCTAAAGCCAAACGCCAGCAGGAAGGACTCGGCTGAGAGATATTTCCTCGCTAGAATGTACAGAAAGCCAGTGAAATGA
- the nudt1 gene encoding 7,8-dihydro-8-oxoguanine triphosphatase isoform X1: MRTLVALHAGDFHLELFDNPLLIPSLSSICFCAFQQSGGPKSVSFLPLTGEMLSSKLLTLVLVVQPGRVLLGMKKRGFGAGKWNGFGGKVQPGETIEDAARRELQEESGLTVDALEKVGNLKFEFVGETQLLDVHIFRADTYNGDPTESDEMRPQWFERDQIPFSEMWADDILWFPLMLQKKKFVGYFKFQGHDVILSHKLEEVEEL; the protein is encoded by the exons ATGAGGACGTTGGTGGCGCTTCACGCGGGAGACTTTCATCTTGAACTGTTTGATAACCCGTTATTAATCCCGTCTTTGTCCAGTATTTGTTTTTGCGCTTTTCAACAGTCCGGAGGGCCGAAATCGGTAAG CTTCCTCCCTTTGACAGGTGAGATGTTGAGCTCCAAGCTCCTGACCCTGGTGCTGGTGGTCCAGCCGGGCAGGGTGCTGCTGGGCATGAAGAAGAGAGGATTTGGGGCTGGGAAGTGGAACGGGTTTGGGGGTAAAGTTCAGCCTGGAGAAACCATTGAAGATGCTGCAAGGAG agaacTGCAAGAAGAAAGCGGTCTCACAGTGGATGCTCTCGAGAAGGTCGGAAATCTCAAATTTGAGTTTGTCGGAGAAACACAGCTACTTGACGTCCACATTTTCAGAGCCGATACTTATAACGGAGACCCAACAGAGTCAGATG AAATGAGGCCTCAGTGGTTTGAACGTGACCAAATTCCTTTCAGTGAAATGTGGGCGGACGACATCCTGTGGTTCCCTCTGATGCTCCAGAAGAAGAAATTTGTTGGATACTTTAAGTTCCAGGGTCACGACGTGATCCTCAGCCACAaactggaggaggtggaggagctcTGA
- the nudt1 gene encoding 7,8-dihydro-8-oxoguanine triphosphatase isoform X2 — MLSSKLLTLVLVVQPGRVLLGMKKRGFGAGKWNGFGGKVQPGETIEDAARRELQEESGLTVDALEKVGNLKFEFVGETQLLDVHIFRADTYNGDPTESDEMRPQWFERDQIPFSEMWADDILWFPLMLQKKKFVGYFKFQGHDVILSHKLEEVEEL, encoded by the exons ATGTTGAGCTCCAAGCTCCTGACCCTGGTGCTGGTGGTCCAGCCGGGCAGGGTGCTGCTGGGCATGAAGAAGAGAGGATTTGGGGCTGGGAAGTGGAACGGGTTTGGGGGTAAAGTTCAGCCTGGAGAAACCATTGAAGATGCTGCAAGGAG agaacTGCAAGAAGAAAGCGGTCTCACAGTGGATGCTCTCGAGAAGGTCGGAAATCTCAAATTTGAGTTTGTCGGAGAAACACAGCTACTTGACGTCCACATTTTCAGAGCCGATACTTATAACGGAGACCCAACAGAGTCAGATG AAATGAGGCCTCAGTGGTTTGAACGTGACCAAATTCCTTTCAGTGAAATGTGGGCGGACGACATCCTGTGGTTCCCTCTGATGCTCCAGAAGAAGAAATTTGTTGGATACTTTAAGTTCCAGGGTCACGACGTGATCCTCAGCCACAaactggaggaggtggaggagctcTGA